The genomic interval tatcaaacataaaataacagTGAAACCCAAGTAATAATCGAACAAGTCATATCGAGTCGTGTAGGGACAACACGCCATATTTTATCCACTGTGTGTATTAATCTAAAAACTTGATGGTCTGATGACATATGATCCGATCATTGATaaaaaatttggattgaaaaccTCACATccccttttataaaaaaaaaaaaaaaaaaactacaaatataatatttttttaaaaaaaataagtcacTTAAAAATATAGGCAACCTCAACAGGTGTGAGTAAAAGGTCCGAATCCCCATccatgagatgaaaaaaaatatgataaatgataattacagtcgtgagtatgcaaatgcgatacaattattttaaaaaaaaataaagacgaaatttatattaaaaaaaataattttttaatattaaattctattcttttttaaaataactgcatCATTTACTCATTACGTAACTGAATACAGCATTACACCAAAAATATTACAAGTGAAGTGAACTAGTTAAGCTTTGAAGTTGAAAGCAACTGAAGCGTGCATGCACGCGCGCGAGAGGAAACACGTAGTGGAATTTGGTCCGTGTATGCAACGAGGGACAGAAGGACGAACACGGTACTCTCCTCCCAACCATTTATAAGcttttctcctcttctcttcctcttcccatTCTCAATTCCAAATGTCTTGCCTTCATTTCTTTCCTGCTTTGTGATAAAAGAGTTTGTAAGGATCAATTCACCTATGTCTGGCGAGGTTTCTTCGTCGTCCGCTTTTATGGATGGCCTCGACGACGTGGAGGACTACGTTCGGGTGAGAGATTCTCCTCCGATTTCTTCCTTCTTAATTGTCTGGTTTCTGACTAGAAATGTAGGACAAGATGAAGGATTTAAGCTCTCCCGCAGCTGTTTGAAGAAATCGATtcgtttttttatttcttttctcttcccttCTTCTTTGGCATGTTTGCTTGCTGCTGATATAACTGAAAAAACCGCCACTTAACTGAGCGTAACAAACTTGTTCTCTGATCTAAGTTGATTGAGAGACCAAAGACTTGTAAGAAAAAtcgagtttttttcttttttcctttgccaGTTTCTTTTCTCGGAAACCAAATGGTGTACCAATTTTGGGTTTTccgtatatttttctttttccttgtatTTTCCTTCAAGTTTCCCGCTTGCTGAGAAAATGTGCTTAAAGACAAGCGATGGAGTTTGATTGCGGTTCCTTTGTTTTTCGCTTCTCCAACTGTTTGATCAGTGAGAAATCTGAGGGAAAGGGAAATCGCTGTagtatgttttgttttattctctctctttcctgaTACTTTGTAGTTCATAAGAATTGGATATTTGAATGGTAGTCTTGGATTATGGACATGTATTACTCCCATCGACCTTGTATCTGATGACTGTGTCATCCTACCACGTCACCATACTCTTGGAGTACCTGATAGTATTCCGTATTTGATGGAAAGTGGTCTTTCAGTTGACTTGAAATTTTATTCTGTTGgtgaaataaatttgaaaacagAACAGGCTAGCTAGTTGGCTCTAACATGAATTAAAAAAACGTTTCTGTTGGTGCTTGCTTAGTCGATTAGGTATATTATCTAGCAGTAgatctttttataagtaataaactAAGATAACAGATCTATTCACGTTCTTGCATTTTTCTGCAACCAAACACAGCTACTCTTTCTACCTCATGGAGTATTAATTGCTCTCGAGCAAATTTAATGGTTTGTTAAAGAATTTGATGAAGTAAGCATTCATTGAATTTCAGGCAAATGAAGGAGGTGGACCGGTGCAATGGGATagttttaatcatatttttgacCTTGTACAGAATGGAAACAAAGCATTTCGAGACAACCGTTTTGAAGAGGTAAATGTTTTAATTCAGAGCACTTTGTCTAGTTTGGCTTGTTTTTCCTCCAGAGTGGAGTTTAAGAGGATTTCCTTATCCACgtaaaaacagataaaaaaaaaaaaaaaattcatagaaATGCTAGTGAAGAATGATAGCATTGGGCTTGAGTTTCTTAGCAATAACGTTTATACTATTGATGAATCATCTACTGCCTGTTTTTCCACCACTTCTGGATGTTGTTGATCTGGTGCACTGGGTGCTTAATTTCAGGTGAAGGTATTAGTTTGGACAGTATATCTTGCTTTATAGTTTCCTTGTCCTTCCCTGGTGCAAGTGTTTGGTCACTTTAAGCATGCTTGTTTCTTGCAAAGAATTATAATTTCCAATTGTTAATAAactttatgtgattatttaattaattcattactcgtaaaaaataaactttatataattgtgttcatatttgaaaatacttatttttttagctCCTTTACATTCTTGTCCTTAAATTGCTGATCCAGTTTATGCGCAGGCAATCAATTGTTACTCAAAAGCCAATAACATTAAACCAGGTGATCCTATTATCCTTGGGAACCGAAGTGCTGCTTATATCaggttaattaataaaatactagATTAGTGATTTGTGATTGATTGGACCCCATATCCATCTTCTAGACCATTAAATTGCACTAACTATGATGGATTTCTTGCAATGACGACTTCTTCATTCGACCAGGATTAGCCAATTCCTGAAACACAGATCACCATCAGCTTCTGAATATAGACCATTGAATGGGATGGATCCTACAATACATGCCGAGGTATGTTGTGTTGCTTTGGTCTTTAAATGCTTAGAAAATAAAGTTCAATTTTTGTTAGAAATCTTTAGATATATTCTAACAAgtattgattaattaaattcagCTTGCTTTGAAAGATGCTGAAAAGCTGAATAATCTCCGAAGTAATTTAGTAAAGTCATACATTCTAAAGGCCAATGCACTGATATTGGTAAGAATAGGTTtccatctttttctcttttttgggtCTTTAttccttttcaatttctttaatgTATCAGGGGTTGGGCCCCATCTCTCTCATTGTGTGCACCTGCATATTTTAGTAATGAAGATGAACCTATGTGGTGCCTTTAGGCCATAAGGCCTTAGAATTTTCGGTCCTTTATACTTAAAAAGATGGAGTAAGGAAAATATTTGCCCATTCTAGTGCCTTTGATTTTTCAGTCTTTTAGCCTATTCTAGTTCCTCGCTTGTagttaggtgttttctcttgtatacttcttgtgtacttggactatgcttatttacttgtcaataaaattttcttattacttataaaaagaaaagagtaactGAGTAAGACTTGAGGGGAAAAAGAGTAACTGGGAAAAAGCAGCATTTGTCCCATGGATGATAAGTTGGATAAATGtagagtttaatactttttttttttgatcagtaatcAAGAAGTTATATTCATAGAAACAGGCaaagcccaggtacacaggTGGTATACATGAGAAACACATGTATAAATGTAGAGTTTAATACATGTAAACTTGATTATGAATACAGTTTGTAAATATTCGAATAAAGAGCTAATTTGACATTAGAATATTGTGGCCATGTTACATTGTTTGATCATGGTCAGTAAGGCTGATGACTGCACTTAATACAAGGTACCGAACATTGCTTTGGACAGAGTATAATGACAATAAAATGTTGGAAATGCTACACATGAACACTCAAACTAGTCCTGAGCACATGCatttctacttttttatttatttattattgaatagtttcattttatgttaatatcCTGGATAGGAGGCGAAAACCTTAATTAtaggtaatttttttgtttggtggATTTTAGCCTTATATGTCATAGTTACATTGCACTTGTGGTTCTGCAGCTGGAGAAGTATGAGACTGCCCGGGATGTCATTCTTTCAGGTCTTCAGGTTGATCCTTTTAGGTAATAtggaatttttatcatattgttATGTTGTGATGGAGATATGctcaataatttttatatttaatttttacactCTGGATGGCTCTTGTGTTTGCTGCTTTGGTTATATGTAGCAATTCTCTTCGTGCTTCACTTCAGAATTTGGAGAGGATGTCAACAAGTTTACTTGGGAGGAGAAACTATGTGACACCAGAACGGACTGATGAATTTGATTGCACGCTTTGCCTGAAGTTACTATATGAACCCATTACCACTCCGTGTGGGCATTCTTTTTGCCGTTCATGTCTGTTTCAGTCCATGGATCGTAGTGAGAACCTTGCTTTCATTGATCCTAGTTAGTAGTTTCTATGATATCTGTATGTAAGCTTATTTTCTCCTAACCTTTGTATTGAAATGTTAGGTAACAAATGCCCATTGTGCCGAACTGTTCTTTTTGTCAGTCCCAGAACATGTGCGATCAGGTGAGTTGCTAATGATAACTGAAATGCTTATCTCAATGGTTTGACCCTGGAATATTCTTTTTCTCCTACCTTTGCAGTGTGAACTTAGCACATTAGTTAGTCTAGGAGCACCTATCCTTGGGTCCAACCTAGGAGATGTAGGTTCCTAATATCATGAATTTATTCAGGACCCTAGCCATCAGCATCAGATCCAGGATTTTACTTCAGCAGGGAGAATAATAGAATGTGAAAAAGAAATTGCAACTGCATTTTACACTTTACAATCGTActtcaaaaaccaaaaaaaaaaaaaaaactattgttcAGTTTGGTTTAGAATTGGTTTTGAAAAGCAAACCAACTTAATTTTGAACTTGTTTGAGGTTGAATGTGATTTGCTTGACTATTTATATTATGAGAAGGATTTTTTAATGCACATGCACATACAGGATGCCTATATAAAAGAAGATGCTACAATTTGTGTGAGACTACACAAGTTAACTTTAGATGCATTGAAGTTGAGTTAAGAAGGATCATGGTTAAAATAATAGGGTAAAAGAACTGCTTATTATGCAAAGACTGATgtttataaactatatatatatatatatgtataactttttttttttgataagtaaaacaagTATTATTAATCCAAGAATGGGCAACAACTGCCAATTAAAAAGTCAGTATGCCCTATCTACGTAGGCGCattagaaaataagaaatcatgaaggtccatgccattaaagtccacaaaaatggcccaagtacaaagagtcctaaaaaagaaaacttttagctcTACCATAGATCTCTCTATCTTCAAAcgtcctctcattgcgctcctgccacaagcaccacataatacaaatagggatcatcttccaaatcgCTTTGATTTGATGCACACCTCGGATATAGTTCCAACACGCCAATATATCCACCACAGATTCTGGCATAACCTATGTTAGTTCCATCCTTTTAAGGACCTCATTCTAGAGAGTCCtagctacctcacaatgtaaaagtaaatgattcaccGACTCACTCCTTCTTTTACACGCACAACACCATTATGCAatgattatcctcctctttctcagattatttgtagtaagaatcttgtctataacttaaaacttacttataaaaaaatatatttatatatattcaaaatgatAATTAGTTTTAGAAATAACTAGAaaggagaagagaaatgaaattGGCTTGGAGAGCCAAGATAACAAAATTTATGCCATTGAAAGTCTGAAGTTATCCAGGAAAAGTAAAATAACTAGAATATCTTGAGCAAGAGCCAAAATTTGAAAGATAGTTTTTGTGGGAGTGTAattgtgaaagaaaaacatatcCTAAatgtttgggttttttttactGTTGACATTTAATGCGGTGTATCTGACATTTAGAAAAGTTTAgaaattaagttttgagaatGAAAACATGCGGTTCTTGTAGAACTGTTTATTCCTCATTGTAtgagtatatattaatttctttacatTGTATGATTATAAGTTGATTtctttacattttaaaaaaggaCTCCAATagaataacttattacttataaaaaaaaaaaaaaaaggactccACAGTTTAAAAAACTAAGTAcgttttattaaatattgggCGTTTACAAAGGGCATTTTCCCACCAGCTCTCCTTCGTTccaaattaatatttgaatttttgaggGAGCACGGTAACAAACACAAAGGAACTTAAAATTTTCTAGTTGGGTCATTATGAGTCTAGAAAGTCCTTTTGGCTTTGCCTTGTAAGGAGTTCTCTTTACCATGCATGCTGCACTAAGTGTACAGTCAGTGAGAACGGTTTTTTCCTGGAGTTACTCCTTTGTTTGATTTGTTGCAACCTTTTGTGAGTCTTGGGGAAATATTTAAGATTCTGCTTAACATATTACCAATTCATTTGTCTTTTTACCAGTGTGACACTTAACAACATTATACAAAAGAACTTCCCGGAGGAATATGCTGAAAGGAAGTCAGAGCATGACAGTTTGACAAACCTTGGTGTTGATTTGATGCCTCTTTTTGTCATGGATGTCGTCATTCCAGGTCAAAAGTTCCCACTCCACATTTTTGAACCCCGGTACCGGCTTATGGTGAGTCAGTCTATTGATGGTTAATCTTCCTGTTGAGCTTTCATATATCGTGATAAAACTATGACAAATGGATAACTATGGAGATGCCGGTACATCCATATGATGAACTAACTTTGCATACTCTGCAAATTAGAGAAGCTTTATGAATAGCGAAGTTGTCCAAGTGTTACTTTATTTTGTATATCAATTGTTTTACTCTAGGACTAAGGGGAACTGTAGCAAAAGAGTGGGTGGTTCAAGCAAAGGGATTATAGACATGGTGCTTGGGAGAGTATACACCTTCGATGATCAGTGCTGATAGCTTTGAACCTTCAAATTTGTTATTATTGTGAGAGTGGAAATTGAGCTCTAGGTTTTTAGATAATGCTTGATTTTGATCTCTTAGAGATATAATGGTTCAACAACGgaaaactttctttttattgtggatttatttgtttattctttgtGGGGGCTGGGGTTTCATGGACCTATTGCTGTATAGAGTTTACTGATACCCTCAGGGTAAGCTGTTGATGGTATATTCATCATCCAATGAGACTGTCATTGATCGTTTCCTGTCATCTATAGCGACTATCTCTGGAAAGGCTCCTATTGAGCATGAATACCACCTGTAGTCTTCAAAACGTATAAATTTGAGCtccatttgaattttgagagtTGGTCTGGTCACGTGATCAGTGTACAAAACATGTTTCTGTAATCTACGTTTTGTTTATTGCTGGTGCTTATTCTGTCTAAATAGACACCACAACCTTTGTACTCTGAATATCTTTCAATTTTTgcagttttatatattatgtttatatcATGTCAGCTTACGTATTTGCATATTGTATTACCTCATCAAAATTGTTGGTCAAGGGTATCATTTGGAAATGCTCCATAGAAACAGAAAGGAAAATTATGAGCTCTGGCAGAGTGAAAGCATATGGCTTTCTATCTACCAATATGGTTTAATATGCAATAGAATAGTTATACTTTGGTTTGGTTGCCCTTTTGTAAATTACTAGCAATAAATGCATGGCAGCATGGGGATATATGGGTCATAACAGAAATATACAATCTTTATTTTCTGCTGAAGCACCAAAttgatttttctcttctttttttttttcgaaaaaaaaaaacccaatttgTTGCTTTATTTAAGTTGACAAAAGGTAGAATCCAATTTCTGCTTTGGTTTATCGATAACATGAACCTCTGTCTACATCATAAGCTACCATTCCATCTATCATGTTAACTATATCCATGTAAATAATGTTATCGTTATTTTTGTTTATGTGGACATCAGGTGAGGAGAATAATGGAAGGAAACCATCGGATGGGAATGGTAGAATACTGTCACTGGtccttttctttcacttttccttCCTAAGGTATATCTGATTAATCAAGAATTCCTCACCATTACCGGGTTTGATTTGTCTATTAATCATGTAGGTTATCAATGATTCTACAACAGGTTCCATAGCTGATTTTGCTTGTGAAGTAGAGATTACTGAGTAGGTGTTTGATCCTTTTTTCCCTTATGACTTGGCTAGCATGTGTACCATCTAGTTTGTTTCTTCTGAACTGTACTATTACATactattttgagaataaaatgacCTTGATTTGTTCGTTGATGTAGATGTGAGCCACTTCCAGATGGACGATTCTATCTAGAGGTGAAGTTTTCTTCCCTTTATTCATGGTTCCGCACTTTATCCTGATGGATGGTTCATTAGTGGTTAAAGTTTTTTGAATTATCTTCTTCACTATGGTGGCTTCGAAATATCTAAGAAAGGAAGACTAAATACATGTCAGCATGTGCAAAATGTGTGCATTTGTATCTATATGTAGGGGGTTATAATCTTAATCCATACTAATATTCATTTTCcgtttacataaaaaaatttatccatGTCTTATTCACAGGTTGAAAGTCGACGAAGATTTCGCATAATCCGCTCTTGGGATCAAGATGGGTGTGTTTATTTACTGGTTATTCCGATTTCCGGCtgtctctttttcctttttggggGGCTAGACTCCATGTTTTGATGATGTAATTCCTGCAGTTATCGTGTTGCAAAGGTTGAATGGGTGCAGGATATCTATCCAGCTGAAGGaacaagagaaagagaagaggcAAGCTAACTGCCAGTTTGGCTTCCCATTTGTGTGTGCGCTATAGACAATCCCTTCCTctccagaaaagaaaagaaaaagaaaatggttcaaaaaattaagtttgaaGCATGATAGTTTGCTTTTACATTAAAAGCCTGTAACAATGCCTACAATATTTTACTATGGGTTTTGCATAGATGGATGCAGACATTTGTGGCTTCGTTGATAAATATTTGTTGTGATTTCAAATGCTTCAACTTAAGTTGAGAATACAGCTTAGTGACAATGTGCTGTAAGCCTTCTGGCTAAAGAAACTTGAATTGGAGGAAGTTTCAGACGTTTTAGTTGGTACAAGGCCCTTTAGTGGGGCTTTGATAGTCCAGGATATGGAATCCATTAGGAGTACTTTACATTCATGTTCACCTTTATggattcatcttcttttttttttttttttgattggcaaacaaaatcttattgatcataagaattgGCAAGAGTCCAAATACACGAATTGacaaattttatatgattacaGTTGCAGGAATTAACAAATAATGCAGCAGAGTATGCTCAATCATGGATAAGGAGTGCAATTAATGCACCACGGCAAGGTAAAACTCTAAGGAGGGTACTACCTCAGAGCCTCGCATTTCTGGTACCAATTTGCTCAACATTGCCATAATCCCTAGTGAAGAGTTTCTTgggaaaaatttattaaatgtgAATACCAGCATATTTTTTCCGAATTAGTAGATAGGTACATTAAATAATGCCCATGGGGTTTCATGATGGAGCCTTCCAGATATCAGATAAACCCATTGCTTATTCATTTCGAGTCGGTTATACTCGTTAGCTTGCATATAGTTTGTCATTTCACATTCAGATGGTTTTGTCTATGTACTTGTCTTGTGTCTTTGCAATGTATTGTTGTTCTTCACAACACAATTCATATTGCAGATTCGAGAAGACTTGAAAGACTCTGTAACTTAGAAGCCATGATGCCTGCACCACAAGATCCAGAGCGCTTCAGTTTCTGGGTACGGCTAGATATTTACATAAAATGTGGGGCTTCAACTTTTATACTTCTGCTAATGTATACTAATCTACAGCTTACTACCCTGGCAAACCGGAGGCCTCAAGAAAGATTAGATCTCCTGCGCATAAGAGATACGAGAGAGGTATGGAATCTTTCTTGACCTGCTGAAAAGTTCAATAGCAGATAGTGCCAGACTGCCAGGTCTGACAGATTTTAATGTATACAATGAGATGCTGTTAATCATTTCAAACGTGCTCTGTTCTGTAAATTCCCATTTGAGATATCCCCAATGCCTATACCATGTATTCCTTGACTCATATAATCCTTTGCAACTTTGGGTGGGAAGGTCCCCGGGAGAAATATGCCTTGCTGCATGGCCTACATAAAAAGACTTTCCTAATTGTAGTTAGCCCAGTGGTGAGGGTGTAATAACTCCTCTTAAAAAGTGAAACTCTAGGCTTGGGAACCATACACTTGCTAACAAATTGATAGATAATTGTCAATGGAAAACCAAGATATGTTTTGATTGTGGAGAGCATGCTTGTTTTT from Juglans regia cultivar Chandler chromosome 2, Walnut 2.0, whole genome shotgun sequence carries:
- the LOC109013310 gene encoding LON peptidase N-terminal domain and RING finger protein 1-like — protein: MSGEVSSSSAFMDGLDDVEDYVRANEGGGPVQWDSFNHIFDLVQNGNKAFRDNRFEEAINCYSKANNIKPGDPIILGNRSAAYIRISQFLKHRSPSASEYRPLNGMDPTIHAELALKDAEKLNNLRSNLVKSYILKANALILLEKYETARDVILSGLQVDPFSNSLRASLQNLERMSTSLLGRRNYVTPERTDEFDCTLCLKLLYEPITTPCGHSFCRSCLFQSMDRSNKCPLCRTVLFVSPRTCAISVTLNNIIQKNFPEEYAERKSEHDSLTNLGVDLMPLFVMDVVIPGQKFPLHIFEPRYRLMVRRIMEGNHRMGMVINDSTTGSIADFACEVEITECEPLPDGRFYLEVESRRRFRIIRSWDQDGYRVAKVEWVQDIYPAEGTREREELQELTNNAAEYAQSWIRSAINAPRQDSRRLERLCNLEAMMPAPQDPERFSFWLTTLANRRPQERLDLLRIRDTRERIRRGLIYLRAEEQSCRVQ